From Anaerolineae bacterium:
GGGAAAGGAGAACCGTCGCTTTCAATTGCCAGAAAAGGCAGATCTTCAATATTTGTCAGCATTTTTTGTAGCCGCTTATTATCAGGATCGGTCGCCAGCTTTCCTTTGCGATTCATTATCACATTCAGGATAGACTCCGAAAGACGGTTCGGCATACACCCAAACGGGCCTATGGCAATAGCGCCGCATGCATGAGAGGCCACCTCGGTTATAGTGCCTCCCACTGTAAGAACTGCTTCACCTGTCAGGTTCGGCGATATATAAGGCATGGCGTTGTTAATTATTTCTTCAATATCAATAGGTTCTGCGTGAACAAGCCCTGATCCGGATAAAATGGATTTAATAAGCTTTTCATATTGGGCCATATATTTCCTTTTGATTCCCAGTGCCAGCTTCTCCATTCTTGACAGCTTGTGTTCAGTAAGCCCCTTATCCATGATGTAGTCGGAATATAATATCCATTCAGCAACAGGTGAACAGACAACAGCAAATCCGCTTTTTGCCAGACGTCTTGTCAAATACTGGCGCGATATTGAATCCCTGCGGACAAATATTTCACCTATAAGGCAGATTACAGGCACCTCTTTTGGCGGAAGTTTCACAGAAATCCGGCTAAAATGCTCGGAAGCACGAACCAGCTGTTTTTCCAGTTTAGAAAAATCCCCTCTCTCTATCTCTTCCAATATCAGATTCCATTCCTCATTAAATATTCTCATCCCATCTTCGGTATCTGTTGCATTGGCTAATATCATTGACCGTATGTCTTCCATAACATCGGATATTACAACACTGCACCATGCTCTTAACTGGAAATCTTTTCCCAGGCCGGCATAAGAATTCTCTGATGTCAGTGAAAACATGGCTACATCCGGCAGTTCAAGCCTTTTTACAAGGTCCTCCATGAATATGTAATACTGCCCGAACCGGCATGGGCCTGATCCTGTAGGCATAAAGTAAATAAGAACCTCATTTTCCTTTTTTATGTTGTAAATATAGTTAAGCAATGTTCCTGTTGTAAGTATCAGCGGCAAACACTCCTTGCAGGAAGTGTTTGCGCGCCCGAGTTTCAATACCGCCTCATCAGACGGCGGATGAGCTATTGCATTGAACCCAAAGCCGCGAAATAGCGCTGCCAGCGATTCGGAGGAAATCCTGCCCATCGACGGGAACAGAAGCGTAACGCGCGGGTCACCGGCCGGCAGTATTTCACCGGAAGATGTTATCAAGTCAATCTTTCCTTTTCTCAATTCTATTTTAGCAGGAACAAAAGAGTGCTCCTTTTGAGGAATCATCTTCTCTGCCAGAAGCTGCCTGTAAACCGCGACAATATCAAGAAACGCCTCAACCCTGGTCTCAAGTCCGGCATCTGCCGTGTGGCTGTCCAGTTCAAGGGTCAGCGACGGTTTTTGCCCCATAAGACTCCTGAAATATCCTACTATGAATGAATCAGGGCCGCAGGAAAAGTTTGTTATATAAGTTCCAAACAGTTGAGGATGACTCTTAACAATCCTTGCCGCCTTTAATATGATCTGCCCCATTCCCCAGTACATATGGCGTTTCATTTTCTCATCATCAAATGCAAGAAAATCAAACGGTATTACCAGAACGCCCCTTGATGCAAGCTTGTTTGGAATTCCCATATGCGCTTCCTTAACAAATCCATTGTAAGGCCTTGCAAATATTACCACCGCTGTTTTATCCGGATCCTTTTCCAGCGCTTCAATAGCTTTATTACCGATCTTTTTCATCTCGGCAAAGCATTCCATCTGCTTCTTTAGGGCCTTTTCAAAAGCTTTTCCAGCCTCTTTTCTGCCGACACCCATCTTTACGGCTGTTTCAACAAGAGGCTTCTCTGCGGTTTCCAGCCCTTCTGTCAAATCAAGCAGCGGTGTCAATACCTTTGTCCCTCTGCTCTTAAGTTCATCCAGTTTTTTCCTGAATGTGGTCCTGAGATAAAATGTTTCACCCTGAACAAAAGGACAAACCTGTGAGCTTGCGTAACAGCTTTGAGCAGGAACAGCTTTAAAGTGAGGCAGGAATATGAACTCCGGAGGATTATTCATATAAATCAGTGCATAAAAAAAACCATGGGTCAATTCTGCAGGATAGCAAAAGGCCGCCTCTTTCTGATCCATTCCTTCTTTAAAAGGGGAATCAGGCACAACCGGCTCAAACCCCAGCTGAGTAAAAAATGTTGAATAAAGTGGATAAAAGGTGTTAACAAGGAAACTTCTGTTTATTCCGATTCTCCCCCTTTGTTTTTCCCTGCCGTCCTCAGGCAGTTTACCTCCATACTTATCAAAAATTAATTGCTGCCGGACACGAATAAGGTCAAGCTTTTCCACGGCATATTTCACCTTGTTCCGCAAATTATAGTATCTGTTGCAGGCTCCGCCAAAGGGATATTTCTTTCCTTCCAGTTTGATTAAAGCTATATTGCAGCGCCGGTCACATTTTTCCTTTCCACCTTTGCATATAAAGGATTTTCCGTATTCCACCTCACGGTCAAGCAAAGCCCTCAGGTCAAAGATCTTCTTTTCCATTAATCCTGTTTCAATCCTTTTCTTGACCTCAAGCGCGACACCAAAAGCGCCCATAAGCCCCGGCTCAGGAGGAACGACTATCGGCTTGCCCACAAGCGCGGCCATGGCAAAGGGAACCGCCCTGTTATAACAGACCCCTCCCTGCATAAACACCTTCTCTCCTACCGGCTTGTTCCCCTTAACCCTGTTTGAGTAGTTCATACAGATGGAATAGACCAGACCTGCTACAATATCCTCGTGCTTCACACCTTCGTGAATGGCATTCTTTATGTCGGATGCGATAAATGCGGCGCACTGGTCATTGAAATTAGGCGGATTCCTGCCTTTAAAAGCAATGTCGCCGATATCCTCCATTTTCACTCCCAGGGTCTCGTATGCGGACTCTTCCAGAAAAGAACCTGTGCCCGCGGAACAGGCTTCGTTCATCGCATAATCGGATGGCACGGCATTTGTGATATACGTATATTTGGCATCCTGTCCGCCTATCTCAAAGATTGTGTCCACCCTGGGGTCAAAATATACTGCCGCGGTCGCGTGGGCGATTATCTCATTGATAACCCCTTTTGTAAGCGCGTGGAGACCGGCTATCTGGCGGCCCGAGCCGGTAACACCCAGCCCTGTTATACTTATTTCATCAGGATTTACATTTTTACTTATCTGCTTAAGAATCGAATCATAACATTTACGGGAAGCTCCAACAGGGTCGCCGTCGGTGCGCAGATAAATGGACGCAAGGATTGCATTGTCTTCGACCCGCAGAAGAACCGCCTTTGTTGTAGTTGAACCAACGTCAAGCCCCAGTATGCATTCATCCCCCTGCCGGACATCCCCCATCGCGATGGTCTTGAATTCAACCATTTCTTTAAAATCCATAAGGGGCATAAGTGTGTCAAACGATGCGACTTCTGTTCTTAATAAATCCGACATTCCAGGAAATTCGGCGGTCTCATTTTCCAGCGCCCAGAGAGCAGCTCCAAGAGCTTCGAAATACGGAGCTTCCTCAGGAACAATAAGGCCCGCAATATCTTTGCGCAGATACTCAATCATCATCTGATTAAGAGCGGTGCCACCGACAATCATAATGTTTTTTCTTTGCACCTTTTTTAAAAGCTCAAATATTTTCTCCGCCATCATTTTGCAAAGCCCGGCGGTTACCTTTGATTTGGGAATGCCTTTGTTGGTTGCATGGGTGCAGTCGGATTTGCAAAAAACCGAACAACGCCCGGAAAGCTGATATGGCTCTTCCGTAACCGCCCACTTTGCCGCTTCTTTCAGCGTTACTTTCATTCTGCGTAACTGCTGAAGAAAGAATTCACCGGTTCCTGATGCGCACTTGTTGCCGGTCAAAACATTGGATATCTGCCCATGACCGTCCAGAACATATGCCATGAAGGTCTCCCCGCCTGCGGAAACAACTGCCGGACATGCAATATCCGCGGGTTTGACAAAACCATATGCATATTCCACTGCTTCAGGTTCAGATATGGATGACAGGTTTACAAAGTTACGAAATCTCCTTCCTGTCACAGCAATCCTGTCGTATGAATTCATGTCCAGCGAATTGAGAGCTGAAAGCAATGTCTGCTTTGGATTTCCCTCGTGTGAATGAAGTGAATATTTAACAAGACGGGGCTTTGTTTTGTTTTTCCCATCCCTGCCCTGCTCAAGCTCCATCCAGACAAGTGAAACTGTAGATGCCCCCAGACATATCCCAAGCGAATTTATATTACCGCGCATACTTCCTTTCTGACCTGATTGCTTATTTAAATTTTTATTTTATCCACACCGTCTCTCCAACCCTGGGCACAAGTACCGAAAAACCCTCATTTTCGAGCTGGTTGGCAAATAAAATCGACTGATCCTCTTCTCCATGAACTACAGCGATTCTCTTTATGCGTAAATTTGACTCCCTGATAAATCGAAGCATTTCATTTTTGTCGGCATGAGCGCTGAACCCGCCCAGCCTTGTAACATGGGCTTTAAGCGGATAAATTTTATTTAGGAATCTAAGCTGCGGAGGCGGATCCTTTCTGCCGGATTTCTCATATGATTCGCCGTTTTCCTGTATGCGACGGCCGAGAGTGTTTTGAGCCATATAACCGACAATAAGAACGGTGTTTTTTTCATTATGTATCTTATAACGCAGATGGTGCAAAATGCGTCCGGCCTCACACATCCCGGAAGCAGCAATAA
This genomic window contains:
- a CDS encoding acyl-CoA dehydratase activase, whose amino-acid sequence is MRGNINSLGICLGASTVSLVWMELEQGRDGKNKTKPRLVKYSLHSHEGNPKQTLLSALNSLDMNSYDRIAVTGRRFRNFVNLSSISEPEAVEYAYGFVKPADIACPAVVSAGGETFMAYVLDGHGQISNVLTGNKCASGTGEFFLQQLRRMKVTLKEAAKWAVTEEPYQLSGRCSVFCKSDCTHATNKGIPKSKVTAGLCKMMAEKIFELLKKVQRKNIMIVGGTALNQMMIEYLRKDIAGLIVPEEAPYFEALGAALWALENETAEFPGMSDLLRTEVASFDTLMPLMDFKEMVEFKTIAMGDVRQGDECILGLDVGSTTTKAVLLRVEDNAILASIYLRTDGDPVGASRKCYDSILKQISKNVNPDEISITGLGVTGSGRQIAGLHALTKGVINEIIAHATAAVYFDPRVDTIFEIGGQDAKYTYITNAVPSDYAMNEACSAGTGSFLEESAYETLGVKMEDIGDIAFKGRNPPNFNDQCAAFIASDIKNAIHEGVKHEDIVAGLVYSICMNYSNRVKGNKPVGEKVFMQGGVCYNRAVPFAMAALVGKPIVVPPEPGLMGAFGVALEVKKRIETGLMEKKIFDLRALLDREVEYGKSFICKGGKEKCDRRCNIALIKLEGKKYPFGGACNRYYNLRNKVKYAVEKLDLIRVRQQLIFDKYGGKLPEDGREKQRGRIGINRSFLVNTFYPLYSTFFTQLGFEPVVPDSPFKEGMDQKEAAFCYPAELTHGFFYALIYMNNPPEFIFLPHFKAVPAQSCYASSQVCPFVQGETFYLRTTFRKKLDELKSRGTKVLTPLLDLTEGLETAEKPLVETAVKMGVGRKEAGKAFEKALKKQMECFAEMKKIGNKAIEALEKDPDKTAVVIFARPYNGFVKEAHMGIPNKLASRGVLVIPFDFLAFDDEKMKRHMYWGMGQIILKAARIVKSHPQLFGTYITNFSCGPDSFIVGYFRSLMGQKPSLTLELDSHTADAGLETRVEAFLDIVAVYRQLLAEKMIPQKEHSFVPAKIELRKGKIDLITSSGEILPAGDPRVTLLFPSMGRISSESLAALFRGFGFNAIAHPPSDEAVLKLGRANTSCKECLPLILTTGTLLNYIYNIKKENEVLIYFMPTGSGPCRFGQYYIFMEDLVKRLELPDVAMFSLTSENSYAGLGKDFQLRAWCSVVISDVMEDIRSMILANATDTEDGMRIFNEEWNLILEEIERGDFSKLEKQLVRASEHFSRISVKLPPKEVPVICLIGEIFVRRDSISRQYLTRRLAKSGFAVVCSPVAEWILYSDYIMDKGLTEHKLSRMEKLALGIKRKYMAQYEKLIKSILSGSGLVHAEPIDIEEIINNAMPYISPNLTGEAVLTVGGTITEVASHACGAIAIGPFGCMPNRLSESILNVIMNRKGKLATDPDNKRLQKMLTNIEDLPFLAIESDGSPFPQLINAKLETFCLRAGRLHKRMLDA